CCCGAGGTCAACAAGGTACGCCAGCTTGTCGACGACCCCCGCGAAGGTGCCTTCAGCACTGAAGGTACCTACGTGAAGCTCGTAGATGACTTGCCCCGCAAGCTCGCGGCCCTGCCACTGGTGATCCGTCCAGGCGAAGTCGGTGGAAACCACGAGAGACGGTTCGTGCACGCCGTCGGGCTGGGCGCGCGTGCGCGGGTCGGGGAGAGGCTGGGACCACTGCGTGCCGTTGAAAATCTCATATGCGTAGCGCTGTCCGGCGCGGGGCGTGACCTGCGCGGGGTCGGCGTACCACCAGCCGGCGCGGGTAGCGTCGCGAAGTAAGTCGGAGCTCACTCCGTCGACGACAATGCGGGCTTCATCCGCCAACGGGGCCCAGACGTCAAAGCGAGCGGGGACGGCTGCAGATTCAGACATAAGGCCCACACTATGAAACTACCGGCGGAGGGTTCAACCACGGCAGGCGCGCGTTAGACTGTGGCTCGACATGGCCGATTCTTTAGTGGTGCCCCGCGCCGGGCAGCGCGCCACCTCCGAGCGGGAGGTGAAGCGTTCCCGCTTCATCGCCTGGGCAGCGCGGGCGGAGACCGAGCCCGAGGCGCGCGACCTCGTGGCTGCTGCCCGCGGTGCGTTCCCCGACGCTCGTCACCATTGCAGCGCCTTCGTCTACCGCGCAGGCGACCCCGGGCAGGTCGTCGAGCGCTCCTCCGACGACGGGGAGCCGTCCGGCACCGCAGGCGCCCCCATCCTCGACATCATCAGGGGTTCGGGCGTGGTGAACGTCGCGGTCGTGGTCACCCGTTATTTCGGGGGCGTGAAACTGGGAACGGGG
The nucleotide sequence above comes from Corynebacterium capitovis DSM 44611. Encoded proteins:
- a CDS encoding IMPACT family protein translates to MADSLVVPRAGQRATSEREVKRSRFIAWAARAETEPEARDLVAAARGAFPDARHHCSAFVYRAGDPGQVVERSSDDGEPSGTAGAPILDIIRGSGVVNVAVVVTRYFGGVKLGTGGLVSAYSDAARAAMGELELVTRTKMAVGQVDLQHEEAGRVESELRRGNVTVVGVDYGRLARYTLAFAPDELEHVDALVSASTRGRSRLRHTGYTWIDVQPGRLHG